From the genome of Ailuropoda melanoleuca isolate Jingjing chromosome 5, ASM200744v2, whole genome shotgun sequence:
TGGTTtggggtgttgttgttgttgttgttgtgtaaCATTCACTGCGCTTTGCTCTGTGCCAGCACAGGACCAGACATCCGCCATCCACTACTCACTTTGAGCTGCACAGTAAGAGTAAGCTGTGGCCCTGTTTTGCAGACAGCTGTGCTGTCCGGTTTATGTTCCATGTGCCTTTCCAGCCTTTCCTACCATAGCACAACCACAAACCTGTAGCTCCAGCTTCGTAGCTCTGTCTTCAGGGCCCCAAACGTGTTTTTCACAAGACTGCCTGTCTCTTACTGCCTTCACAAGACTGCCTTTCCATCCCCCTGATTTTCACTTTGCTAAGTTatcctcccttcccagcccaaCATAAGCCCTCCTTGAAGCCCCATCTGACCCCCCGCCCACTTttaccttttcttcctctgtgcctcagtcggTCATCACTCAATATAAGCTTCCAGtattggtgtttttaaaaaatgtgtcgtGCCAGTTACTGTGAACATCCCTTTAAGGTAGAAATCATGTCTCATTATGGAGAGTTTTTTGTCATACAGATTTTTCCTAATATAAAAAGTACAACATACTAATTAAAGAACACTGGGAATTTGATCTGTACTGCTAAACTGATGATAAAAGTGGCATTTCAAATCACCAGAGGGCAGTGAGCTATTTAATAAACAGTATTGAAGCATTTGGTTCATCTGGGGAAGAGTCTTACCTCACACCTGACTCAAAAGTAAATTACCTCTGCTTGAATGCCTAAACATGACAGAAAGGGTGCATACCAAATTCATGGGAGGAGTTTCCTCTGGGGAGGGGAATCAGATTTGGAAGGCAACATCGAACAAAGCTTTTAGCTTTATCTATGatagtttatttctttgagaaaaaataatgttGCAAAAATTATAGAACAGTAACATACTTTGTGGGAGGAATAGGGGTGCTTATTGTACTatactttttacaattttttttaagattttatttatctgaggggcgcctgggtggcacagcagttaagcgtctgccttcggctcagagcgtgatcccagcgttatgggatcgagccccacatcaggctcctctgctatgagcctgcttcttcctctcccactcaccctgcttgtgttccttctctcgctggctgtctctatctctgtcgaataaataaataaaatcttaaaaaataaataaataaataaaataaaaataaatctttaaaaaaaaaaaagattttatttacctgagagagagcataagcagggggaacagctggcagagggagagggagaagcaggctccccattgagcagggagcctgactcagggctcgaccCTGGGACCACgtaaggtagacacttaaccgactgagccacccaggcacccctacatttttttagataaatttaaaaatagtaggaaaaaatataagaggGTATTTTTATAATCTTAGAGTAGAGAAAGCCTTTCTAAGGATGAAATAAAGCCAAAAGCTATAAAAGAAAGTATTGATATAGATTTAACTACATAAAAACTTTTcaaagatgggagaaaatatttataaatacttgaCACAAGGGGTTGAtgtctataatatataaagagttcttgTGTCTCCATATATAATTTCCAGGAGAAAAGTAGACAGTATGAATAGGtcattcacaaaagaaataaacagccaggggtgcctgggtggctcagccagcagagcttgtgactcttgacctcagggtcgtgagtagagattacttaaaaataaaaacttaaggggcgcctgggtggcacagcggttaagcgtctgccttcctcagggcgtgatcccagagttgtgggatcaagccccacatcaggctcctctgctatgagcctgcttcttcctctcccactccccctgcttgtgttccctctctcgctggctgtctctatctctgtcaaataaataaatagaatctttaaaaaaaaaaaaaaattaaataaataaataaataaaaacttaaggggcgtctgggtggctcagccgttaagcatctgccttcggctcaggtcatggtcccagggtcctgggctcgagccccgcgtcaggctccctgctcagtgggaagcctgcttctccctctcacactccccttgcttgtgttccctctctcgctgtctgtctctgtcaaataaataaataaaacctttaaaataaataaatacataaaaccttaaaaaaagaaagaaaaaaactacatataaaacaaagaaaatgtcattaataaaagcatttttttcctctatcagATGAACAGAGTTAAAAAGGTTGGTTGGTGATATTCTGTCTTGGTAAAGGACGACAAGGCGCTCTTACATTCTCTGTAGGAGTGTATGTTGGCACAAACTTGAGAGCAGTTCGGTAAAATCGCACATGTTCTTtgactcagaaattccacttctgagaatCTACCCCACAGAAATACTGTAAGGAGCCTACAAAGGCATATGTAGGAGGCCGAACATTTTTGGAAACAGTCTGTTGACTGGGCGTGGGGAGATGTTTGTTTCATACACATAGCGGAACGCTacacagtcataaaaaagaaggaggtAGACTATATACGCTCCTGTGGAAAAGTACAAAAGACGCTGGGTGAAAACAAGTTACTGAACAAAACATATATCATGATTACATATCTCTGAAAAAAAGTCATCCTGTGTATGCATTTAATACACACCCAGACAGGACTGGAAGGGACCATAGCAAACTGTTACGTGATTAAATGtattctttgttctttaaaaaaaaaaaaatttttttttcagattagtTATATCTCtttcacattaaaatattaatgaggggcgcttgagtggctcagtcgttaagtgactgccttcgccccaggtcatgatctcagggtcctgggatcaagccctgcatcaggctccctgctcagtgggaagcctgcttctccctctcccactccccctgcttgtgttccctctctcgctgtctctctctctgtcaaatagatcaataaaatcttttttaaaaaataaaataaaatattaaccaaataaGATTGGAGGACAGCCACCCATAGTCCTACCACCCAGAGACTAGgatttttacatatttccttctagtctgttttttttctttttttttttaaagattttatttatttatttgacagagacagctagtgagagagggaacacaagcagggggagtgggagaggaagaagcagactcctagtgcaggagcctgatgtggggctcgatcccagaatgctgggatcacaccctgagccgaaggcagacgcttaacgactgtgccacccaggcgcccctagtctgttttttgttttcaaccaTAGGATTTGGCCTCTTCTTTACACCGTTATGAATGGATCCTACGTGTAGTTTCGTAGCCAGCTTTTTCCACACACAAACATCATTTTTAGCGGCTATTGAATATTCTGTACCATATTTTACTTACTATGGTTTATAGTCAGAGGCCTTACACCTTAAAGCCCATGAATTTAAAAACCTCCTATGCAAGCCTGAACACCCACCCACCCTCGTACCTGCTGTGAACCTTGGTGGGGAATAAGCAGTTGAAAGACAGGACTAGGTATTCGCTGTGTGGGACAGGTGGGGAGGGCCAGTGGCAGGTCACATCAGTGATAAAGAGAagtgccccctcctcctctcatCCTGATGTGGTTTGAGCTGGGCAGCACTCAAATGTACCAAGAGACGATGGGTGGGGGTCGATGGGCCTTCTAGCCAAGGTGAGCCCATCAGGACAACCCCTCCCTTGTCCCATCCTTTTGCCAGGTGGCCAGTACTTGGAAGCACCACAAAGTAAAGATATAAGGACTGGCGGCCCATTTCCTCCTGCCCTACAGAGAGAAAATAGGTCCACAGGAAGAGAGGGTGCCTCACTCACCTTCCTCTGTCCCAGGAGTGAAAGAGATGCTTGGTGGCCATAGTGGGTGGGCCTGGCGAGGGGTAGAGTGCCGGGTTGGCAGTAAGGTGGGCAGCATGGCCTTCAGCTGATGCTAGAGTGGATGCAGTGAGGTCAGGGCTTAGGCAGAGGGGAGTTCAGAAACATTagtccctcttctgtttacccccagtCTCCTGTGAGCCAGTCCCCGGGTGGAACCCTCTATCTCAGCCCCTTTCTCCTGCCCTAGGTCAGTAGTCAATTTGGAAAGAGCTTGCTTTGCTGCTGGGAACATTTCTGTGGCTTAAACTCATTGCTGGTCTGGACCctctacctccccacccccttcccagtaTGCCCTGTATGAGGTTGCCTGAGAGAAATTCCCCTCCCtgaaagcatttattttactCAGTTTATTGAAAAGTGATGTGAAAAGGTtcctgttatttatttgtttatttataatggTGCAGAGTAAAATGTTCAGGTATTTTACCAGTCTGAAGTATACTTTGGGTCTGAAACACACCAAGAGTTATAAAGTGACAATTTTTCaagccaaaaatgaaatacatagagGTTTTTGACATTGCCCAGGGTGGCTGGAGGCAGGctggaaaatgtcatttaacaTAGTAGAACTCCTAGGACACTAAAATAGTTTGTGGGGACACAGATCAGAACATTTTAAACTACCATGCTTCTCACGCATGTGGTAAActatcagtaaatatttgtcagtgACGTTGATTTCCTAATACCCAGGAGGCTTCTGTGTGGGCAGCCCTTTTCATTGCTCTACGTCCAAGGGGGTGAGTGACCAGCGGGAATCAAGATGGTAGCCGTGCCAAGGAGCGGGAGTCCCAGCTAATTTCTGCTCACTGCTCTCCCACCAACAGCCTACACGGACTTCTTCCTGCCACTGCTGAGTCGCTGCCCTTCTGCTATGGGAATAAAGAATAAGGATGGGGAGACCCCTGGGCAAATTCTGGGCTGGGGACCCCCCTGGGATTCTGCTGAAGCGGAGGAAGAAGACGAGGCCTCTAAGGAGCGGGAGTGGAGGCAGAAGCTGCAGGGAGAGCTGGAGGATGAGTGGCAGGAGGTCTTTGGGAGATTCGAAGGTGAGGAATCCGCTCCCATCCATGGCTGCCCTTCTTCCCCTTGACCTCTTTTCCTGTACCCACTGCATGAATGCTCCCGCTGGCCTCCTGTACCCCCTTCCTCTATACTGCCCTCCCCTCTTGCCTATCCCCTCCTCACAGCATTTCCCTGCCGCCCCCATCCTGCCCTCCCAAACAGATGATGCTTCCCATGAGACCCAGGAGCCCGAGTCCTTCTCAGCCTGGTCGGAGCGCCTGGCCCAGGAACACgcccagaagcagcagcagcagcacgaGGCAGAGGGAGCCTGCCGACCCCCACGGGCTGAGGGTTCCAGTCACAGCTGGCAacggcaggaggaggagcagcggCTCTTCCGAGAGCGAGCCCGGGCCAAGGAGGAAGAACTGCGTGAGAGCCGAGCCAAGAGGGCGCAGGAGGCTCGTGGGGACCGAGGGCCGGAGCCAgccagggctgggcccagggcagAGCACCCAAgaggagcggggaggggcagcctCTGGCGCTTTGGCGATgtgccctggccctgccctgggggaggAGACCCGGAGGCCATGGCCGCAGCCCTGGTGGCCAGGGGCCCCCCCTTGGAGGAGCAGGGGGCCCTGAGGAGGTACTTGAGGGTCCAGCAGGTCCGCTGGCACCCTGACCGCTTCCTGCAGCGATTCCGAAGCCAGATTGAGACCTGGGAGCTGGGCCGCGTGATGGGGGCTGTGACGGCGCTTTCTCAAGCCCTGAATCGCCATGCAGAGGCCCTCAAGTGACCCAGGGAAGGAGTGAGAAACTGCAGGGAATGCAGCCTTAGAGGCAAGGCAGTAGTGAGGGGAAGGTCGGGGATGGGGGTGACGAGGAAGAAACTGATGCTCCAGGGGGAAGGACATGGGGTGGGAGCGAAACTTGTaaggagtgggagtggggaggataTGGGCCATCACCACTGCTCCTTGACTCCTCCAGTTCCTAATAAGACCTGGTTCCACATCTCACTCCCgctgtctcctctgcctttttCCATTGCTGTGGTTTTCATCATACGTGACATCTCTCCCACCCCGCCTGCCAAAACCCGCAGCTCCTACACACCTGcagcacgcacgcacacaccgAGATGGGCTCTCAGCTGGAGCCAGGAAGGCCCTGcttgctcccccccgccccaggcagcCCTGAGAAGACCCGCTTTGCCCACCAGTCTCACTCCACTCCCTGCgctgggctcctccactgtgctGTCAGTGACTGGAGAAATAGATGTGAACAGAGACGAAAAAGGGAACAAAACCagtttccctcctctccccagttcCCCAGCCAGAACCACATCCTCCTCCCCACttaacaccccctcccccaacacagggctttcCCTTTGCTGAGTCACTGAATGATCTGAGTTGGGGGCAGCTGGAGCTGGGGGCCATGAGGAGGTTGTGGGAGGACGGGATAGAAGCAGAATGGACAGAGGAAGAGCCCTGTGGGGGAGTGGAATTTCGGTTGCTAAAAttaggagcaggggaaggaggtggaaagAGCCAAATTATGTAACCTGGGTTGTCTGTTCTTGGGCAACCAGGGATCCACACCCAAGGCTATCTCCCCTCTAGCTCCTCAGTCCTGTGTCTCCTTCTCCGGGCCCCAGTCCTCTCCAGCTTCTGCCCCCATCCCACACTGGGCTTCATCTCTGGGCAGTCTAGGCTTGGCCTTCCAGATAGACATCTTTTCCGGAAGTTGAGGAAAAGGTCctgaggggcggagggagagggtcTGGCGCTGTCCCTTTCACTGTTCTGTTCTCAGTCTCCACTCGAGTTTGCCAGAACTGGGAGAAGTTGTAGACAGTACCAAACCCCCCTGCCATCCCCCAGGACACAACAGGGAACTCCAcgaaaagaaaagagagttaCAGGTATGCACTGGCCTGTGCAGTCTACATGTACCTACATCAGAGaatcttaaaaatcagaaatgaattttttaggTTTGGAGCCCTGGTCTACTCAAGAGAATCCTGAGGGCAGTAGAGGATAGGGAGGGAAGCCCACAGAAGCAGGGGAACAGGGTGGGCACGAGACcctgggaggagacagagagcCAAGAGACCCAAGGCCTCCCAGGGACCAGGCAGCTGTTCAGGGTCCGGAGGAGGAAGGGCTGCGGAGAAAGATCCTGTGAGAGGAAGCTGCTGTGATTCAGAGAAGAGCCTGTGAGCTGTGAGCAACCCAGGCGTCCGGTTCCTCTCACAGGCCAGAGATTTCGGAAGTGGCATGCAAAGAGCCCGGGTTGGAGTTGGGGGGAGTTGGGGTTAGGATCCCTAAGCTGGGGGTTGAGAGGTAAGCAATAGAAACCCTTGGCGTCCAAATTCGTTCCTCCATCCTGGAGATTATTCTCTGGTTTTGAAGCACATCATTTCCCCTCTGCAAGAGTTacacaaaaccaaagcaaaataaGCCCTGATACCTGGCCCCCAAAGCTCCCTCTTTTCAACGTCCCTCCCTGGTGTCTGGCCCCCAGCCCTGTTGGGGGTTCCCCTGAGATGAGGGCTGTTCACTTTCTCTGACCACAGGGTTTCCGCTTCTGTGTCTCTTGTTTCCTAGGCTGATAAAAATACTGAGCCCTAGAGGCCCTGGCTTCCTCTGACCCCCCGGGGCCAGGCAGCAGGCATCCTGTCCACCATGCTGGGGGCAGGGATCCCCAAGGGATGACTCAGTGCCTACCGTGAAACACCGGGGaggtgtgaatgtgtgtatcTGCTCTCGAGAGCTGGAACGAGGAATCAATTCTCGGTGAAGGATGATGTGTTGGGGTTCAGTTAGAAAAACAGGATTAGGGAACAAGACTAGTGAGATCAAAGAGGGTCAGTTGGGGGATTGGGCTTGGGGCTGGTTTGAGTTAAGTTGGGGAAAGGATCTGGGAAGGACTCTATTCAGTATAGTTCGGGTGAGCAACAAGTAGCCCAAAGGTAAATCCAAAGCAGCCCAGCAGGGGAGCCAAGGCCCATGCCTAGTTGTCGTTCAGGGCACAATGCTAAGTAAATGTTAGAGAGTAAGACATAGTGGGTGCAGAGAAGGGGGGGCGCTGAGCCAGGAGAGGGCATTTGACTGGTGCTGATGAATGGGCAGAACTTCTGTGGGTGGAGGTGGATGGAAAGGCTCCGTAGACAAATGAGATGGTTTCAGCAGAGACCAGGACTCAGAAAACAGTATATTGAGGAACAGATGAATGTCCGGAGGTAGCTGAAGCACAGGTGTTGAAGGAGAGGCCTGTGGGAGGCCAAGGCAACGGGTCTGGGACCTCACCCTGTGTGCCTCGGCACTGGTGGTGGCAGtgcagaagagggggagagagcaggagagcgcTGCAGGGGCCACAGAGAACCTGCCATGTCAAGCCCTTTCCTAACAGGAGTAATCCTGCCAACAACTGTTGGGGGGGGTGGATCTCCATTATAAAGAGGAAACCGGGGCTCATAAACATATTgaacttgcttaaggtcacacaggtaAAAAGGAGGAGATTAGCGCTAAGCGCATCTTACTCCAAAACTTGTGAGCTTTCATTTAAGTCCGAGTAACTCCAAATAGCATTAAAGGAGGGAGCAAATCTTAAAAACTTTGAGAGGAAAAGTCATTAGCACAAGACAACTGATGGGGCAGTGGGAGGAATCTTAGAAGAAGAGGAATTTTAGATGACTGAATTTTGAGCCTAGGGGATTAGAAACATGATGCCCTAAGCCTAGAAGGAGACACCTAGCTGAGGGGAAAGATAAGGAATTCAGCTTCAGACATTGAAGCAATACATTGTGACTAAGCACCTGATAGGGGCAGGGCACTCTGCTAGACAAAaggtttaaatgaaatataaagtcaCTGCCCTCGTAGAACTTGCAGTCTAATGAGATAAACCATATATAAGTAACAACTACAGGTAATAATGGGAGGTGCGCCTGCTTGGAGTAATAAAGTGTTCAAAGAAGGCCTGCTGAGTTTGACGTGCTAACATACAGTCAGGTGGAGATTTCCGGCAAGCAGGTCCCGAGCTCAAGAGAAAAGTGTGAGTTCGAGGGGTAGATTGGGCATCATTCCCTTCCTAATGGAGATTGAGCCTCTGCACAGGATCCCCGAGAGAGAGTGATCAGAAGAGCCCCTGAAAGATGGTCAAAGCAAGAGGAATCAAtaaaggagggaggtggggaagcgGTCGGAGAAGTAGGGCAAGGGAGGGGTGTGCCAAGCAGAGACAGGGCAGCCACATCTAATGCTTCAAAGAGGTCTAGTAGGGTAAGGTTGAAAGATCTTTGGGTTCAGGAACTAGACAATTACAAATTTTGAGAAAACAGTTTCCACTTACCAGAGGGACAGAATCACTTTACATAGGTTGAGGAAtgagtgggaggtgaggaaagggaggtggTAGGTATAAAGTCATAGAATGGTGAATatggaagaaaattaagaatcatCTCTAGTTCAACCCacaaattttacagatgaggaaaatgttaCCAGTTCCCAAAAAAGTGGGTAGTTAAAGGGGCTAGTCTCTTGAGACATCACACAGAAAAGGAAGGTGAGAGATGAAATGGCAGAGGGGAAAACAGAGTCCagggaaggatttttttattttcaagaaataaaattgaatatgtTTGTAAAGTGAAAGCAAGGCGCACAGAGAGAAAGATACTGAATATATGAGGGGGGAAGGAATATAATAAAGACACAGGAAATGGAATATAGAGCACAGAGGATCAGCCTTGAACAGGAGTAAGAGTCCTCGgagtcaaaagaaaagaaagatgagccacctgggtggctcagtcggttaagtgtctgcctttggatcatgccatgaccccggggtcctggatctagccctgcgttgggctccctgctcagtggggagtctgcttctccctctccctctgcctgccgctccccctgtttgtgctcgctctctctctctcctactctctctctcaaataaaatctttttaaaaaaataaaatacaagttgtattcaaatttcttttttaaaaaagacaaaatgtaaataaaatgaaggaaaaagaaggaagtgaagagaTCAGCTTGGATGGCCTTAAGCTCAATGAGATAGACGACAGCTTCACCAACTGAGAGTAAAGAGGTAAAGCTGAGGTGTAAGAGGCACAGAGATTTAGAACATCACCTGCAGGAGTATAACAGggaatcaagaaagaaagattgaGAAATACCTCTCAGGTTAGATGGCCAGGATGAGCAGAAGGTCTCTTCTGATGAGCAGAAGGTCACTTCTGGTGACATGACTCTCCTGCAATGTGTGGAAACCCAGGAGAAAGCCCTGAGAATGAGACAATTGAGTTTACTCAAATCAAGTTTTTCAAGGTAGTCTTGGTAAAATGCCAAGTGATTCTAAAGTgctagtgataaaaaaaaaataaaaaataaaaaaaaataaagtgctagtGAAGGGNCAACCCAGGAGAAAGCCCCGAGAATGAGACAATTGAGTTTACTCAAATCAAGTTTTTCAAGGTAGTCTTGGTAAAACGCCAAAGTGATTCTAAAGTgctagtgataaaaaaaaaataaaaaataaaaaaaaataaagtgctagtgaagggcacctgggtggctcagtcggttaagcacctgaatcttgatttgggctcaggtcacgatttcaaggttctgagatcaagccccacattgggctctgctctgggcgtggagcctgcttaagattctcagtctccctttgcccctgcccctggctcatgctctctctcaaataaataaaataaacaaacatagaGTGTTAGTGAAAGTAGTTGAAATTTTTGACCATGCAGTGCAAGTTAAACCAGATGgacaaggaaaacaagaaaagaagaggggTTGGAAATCTTGGTGAGAATGGAGAACTAATTTGATGGGAGGGAAGAGTGGGGGGTGTGAAAAGTGAGTGGTGATTGTGGGAGGGAAAATTCAGAGTTCAAGATCTCAAAGCTGT
Proteins encoded in this window:
- the NFKBIL1 gene encoding NF-kappa-B inhibitor-like protein 1, which codes for MSNPSPQVPEGEASTSVCRPKTSMASASRRQRRERRFRRYLSAGRLVRAQALLQRHPGLDVDAGQPPPLHRACARHDAPALCLLLRLGADPAHQDRHGDTALHAAARQGPDAYTDFFLPLLSRCPSAMGIKNKDGETPGQILGWGPPWDSAEAEEEDEASKEREWRQKLQGELEDEWQEVFGRFEDDASHETQEPESFSAWSERLAQEHAQKQQQQHEAEGACRPPRAEGSSHSWQRQEEEQRLFRERARAKEEELRESRAKRAQEARGDRGPEPARAGPRAEHPRGAGRGSLWRFGDVPWPCPGGGDPEAMAAALVARGPPLEEQGALRRYLRVQQVRWHPDRFLQRFRSQIETWELGRVMGAVTALSQALNRHAEALK